In Scatophagus argus isolate fScaArg1 chromosome 5, fScaArg1.pri, whole genome shotgun sequence, a genomic segment contains:
- the LOC124059110 gene encoding galaxin-like isoform X1: MLQLWAPRLVWLVCGLTTVCVFTTGAPTNDGYRKSSMGTEYDICEAVCYENRLHPGAGLSCCGKQVFNPAAATCCEVVHEYKVTACVTPGLSQKVSSCCGLKAYNSLNEICCNSTVLTKPAPLAQCCGKAAYDGDKQLCCGPNRTILTRTSKSHECCGVDQYDTKTQCCCFINNTLEIHPNNSSYCVNKSAPCGAKKFNTLSELCCNSTVVDKLSPTSKCCGEKAYDGDKQLCCGRNSTILTRTSKSHECCGVDQYDTRTQCCCFINNALEICSNNSSCCVNKSAPCGAKKFNTLSKLCCNSAVKVKLASNFKLCGETAYDGDKQLCCGPNRTILTRTSKSHECCGVDQYDTKTQCCCFINNTLEIHPNNSSYCVNKSAPCGAKKFNTLSELCCNSTVVDKLSPTSKCCGEKAYDGDKQLCCGRNSTILTRTSKSHECCGVDQYDTRTQCCCFINNALEICSNNSSCCVNKSGVSER, encoded by the exons ATGTTGCAGCTCTGGGCTCCCAGACTGG TTTGGCTGGTTTGCGGCCTCACCACAGTGTGTG TGTTTACCACGGGAGCCCCTACAAACGATGGTTACCG AAAATCCTCTATGGGAACAGAGTATGACATCTGCGAAGCTGTCTGCTATGAGAATCGTCTTCATCCAGGGGCAGGGCTTTCATGTTGTGGAAAGCAAGTTTTCAACCCTGCAGCAGCCACTTGTTGTGAAGTAGTCCATGAATACAAAGTAACAG CTTGTGTCACACCCGGTCTGAGCCAAAAGGTATCATCATGCTGTGGACTGAAGGCCTACAATTCACTCAATGAAATATGCTGTAATTCAACTGTTCTAACCAAACCAGCACCACTGGCCCAATGTTGCGGTAAAG CGGCTTATGATGGAGACAAGCAGCTGTGCTGTGGTCCTAACCGCACAATCCTGACGAGAACATCCAAAAGTCACGAGTGCTGTGGAGTTGACCAGTACGACACAAAGACTCAATGCTGCTGTTTCATTAATAATACTCTTGAGATACATCCTAATAATTCCAGCTACTGCGTGAACAAGTCAG CCCCCTGTGGAGCAAAGAAGTTCAACACACTTAGCGAACTCTGCTGCAACTCTACTGTTGTAGACAAACTTTCACCAACCTCCAAATGCTGCGGTGAAA AGGCTTATGATGGAGACAAGCAGCTGTGCTGTGGTCGTAACAGCACAATCCTGACGAGAACATCCAAAAGTCACGAGTGCTGTGGAGTTGACCAGTACGACACAAGGACTCAATGCTGCTGTTTCATTAATAATGCTCTTGAGATCTGTTCCAATAattccagctgctgtgtgaacaAGTCAG CCCCCTGTGGAGCAAAGAAGTTCAACACACTGAGCAAGCTCTGCTGCAACTCTGCTGTTAAAGTCAAACTTGCATCAAACTTCAAACTCTGCGGTGAAA CGGCTTATGATGGAGACAAGCAGCTGTGCTGTGGTCCTAACCGCACAATCCTGACGAGAACATCCAAAAGTCACGAGTGCTGTGGAGTTGACCAGTACGACACAAAGACTCAATGCTGCTGTTTCATTAATAATACTCTTGAGATACATCCTAATAATTCCAGCTACTGCGTGAACAAGTCAG CCCCCTGTGGAGCAAAGAAGTTCAACACACTTAGCGAACTCTGCTGCAACTCTACTGTTGTAGACAAACTTTCACCAACCTCCAAATGCTGCGGTGAAA AGGCTTATGATGGAGACAAGCAGCTGTGCTGTGGTCGTAACAGCACAATCCTGACGAGAACATCCAAAAGTCACGAGTGCTGTGGAGTTGACCAGTACGACACAAGGACTCAATGCTGCTGTTTCATTAATAATGCTCTTGAGATCTGTTCCAATAattccagctgctgtgtgaacaAGTCAGGTGTGTCTGAACGTTAG
- the LOC124059110 gene encoding galaxin-like isoform X2 — protein sequence MGTEYDICEAVCYENRLHPGAGLSCCGKQVFNPAAATCCEVVHEYKVTACVTPGLSQKVSSCCGLKAYNSLNEICCNSTVLTKPAPLAQCCGKAAYDGDKQLCCGPNRTILTRTSKSHECCGVDQYDTKTQCCCFINNTLEIHPNNSSYCVNKSAPCGAKKFNTLSELCCNSTVVDKLSPTSKCCGEKAYDGDKQLCCGRNSTILTRTSKSHECCGVDQYDTRTQCCCFINNALEICSNNSSCCVNKSAPCGAKKFNTLSKLCCNSAVKVKLASNFKLCGETAYDGDKQLCCGPNRTILTRTSKSHECCGVDQYDTKTQCCCFINNTLEIHPNNSSYCVNKSAPCGAKKFNTLSELCCNSTVVDKLSPTSKCCGEKAYDGDKQLCCGRNSTILTRTSKSHECCGVDQYDTRTQCCCFINNALEICSNNSSCCVNKSGVSER from the exons ATGGGAACAGAGTATGACATCTGCGAAGCTGTCTGCTATGAGAATCGTCTTCATCCAGGGGCAGGGCTTTCATGTTGTGGAAAGCAAGTTTTCAACCCTGCAGCAGCCACTTGTTGTGAAGTAGTCCATGAATACAAAGTAACAG CTTGTGTCACACCCGGTCTGAGCCAAAAGGTATCATCATGCTGTGGACTGAAGGCCTACAATTCACTCAATGAAATATGCTGTAATTCAACTGTTCTAACCAAACCAGCACCACTGGCCCAATGTTGCGGTAAAG CGGCTTATGATGGAGACAAGCAGCTGTGCTGTGGTCCTAACCGCACAATCCTGACGAGAACATCCAAAAGTCACGAGTGCTGTGGAGTTGACCAGTACGACACAAAGACTCAATGCTGCTGTTTCATTAATAATACTCTTGAGATACATCCTAATAATTCCAGCTACTGCGTGAACAAGTCAG CCCCCTGTGGAGCAAAGAAGTTCAACACACTTAGCGAACTCTGCTGCAACTCTACTGTTGTAGACAAACTTTCACCAACCTCCAAATGCTGCGGTGAAA AGGCTTATGATGGAGACAAGCAGCTGTGCTGTGGTCGTAACAGCACAATCCTGACGAGAACATCCAAAAGTCACGAGTGCTGTGGAGTTGACCAGTACGACACAAGGACTCAATGCTGCTGTTTCATTAATAATGCTCTTGAGATCTGTTCCAATAattccagctgctgtgtgaacaAGTCAG CCCCCTGTGGAGCAAAGAAGTTCAACACACTGAGCAAGCTCTGCTGCAACTCTGCTGTTAAAGTCAAACTTGCATCAAACTTCAAACTCTGCGGTGAAA CGGCTTATGATGGAGACAAGCAGCTGTGCTGTGGTCCTAACCGCACAATCCTGACGAGAACATCCAAAAGTCACGAGTGCTGTGGAGTTGACCAGTACGACACAAAGACTCAATGCTGCTGTTTCATTAATAATACTCTTGAGATACATCCTAATAATTCCAGCTACTGCGTGAACAAGTCAG CCCCCTGTGGAGCAAAGAAGTTCAACACACTTAGCGAACTCTGCTGCAACTCTACTGTTGTAGACAAACTTTCACCAACCTCCAAATGCTGCGGTGAAA AGGCTTATGATGGAGACAAGCAGCTGTGCTGTGGTCGTAACAGCACAATCCTGACGAGAACATCCAAAAGTCACGAGTGCTGTGGAGTTGACCAGTACGACACAAGGACTCAATGCTGCTGTTTCATTAATAATGCTCTTGAGATCTGTTCCAATAattccagctgctgtgtgaacaAGTCAGGTGTGTCTGAACGTTAG